A stretch of the Microtus ochrogaster isolate Prairie Vole_2 chromosome X, MicOch1.0, whole genome shotgun sequence genome encodes the following:
- the Armcx1 gene encoding armadillo repeat-containing X-linked protein 1, with the protein MGRTREAGCVAAGMVIGAGACYCVYRLTWGKDENEKLWDDEEEEEEEEEVEESCSGKLETGGKTEKGVKTNVGVEAGDKPQGDSKAKVDENGPGVKKEAHPESQGGGGLEAKAKALFKILKEQASAKAGRGIRIGNISGRRTLTSSLPCPGGRGGGCHPGRGGSRAKNRASGKPKKKNRTKSTKTPATVWPARRTKFSFPYKIDDILSAPDLQKVLNILERTNDPFTQEVALVTLGNNAAYSFNQNAIRELGGVPIIAKLIKTRDPIIREKTYNALNNLSVNSENQGKIKTYISQVCDDTMICRLDSAVQMAGLRLLTNMTVTNHYQHLLSYSFPDFFALLFLGNHFTKIQTMKLIINFTENPAMTRELVSCKVPSELISLFNKEWDREILLNILTLFENINDNIKSEGLASSRKEFSRSSLFFLFKESGVCVKKIRALASHKDLVVKVKVLKVLTKL; encoded by the coding sequence ATGGGCCGCACCCGGGAAGCTGGATGTGTGGCTGCGGGCATGGTCATTGGGGCTGGTGCCTGCTACTGTGTATACAGACTGACTTGGGGAAAAGACGAGAATGAAAAACTGTGggatgatgaagaggaggaagaggaggaggaagaggtggaagagTCTTGTAGTGGCAAACTGGAAACGGGGGGCAAAACTGAGAAAGGAGTTAAAACTAATgttggggtggaggcaggagacaaaCCTCAGGGTGACTCAAAGGCCAAGGTTGATGAGAATGGTCCAGGCGTAAAGAAGGAAGCACACCCAGAATCCCAGGGGGGAGGGGGCCTAGAAGCTAAGGCTAAGGCCCTTTTCAAGATCCTGAAGGAACAAGCAAGTGCGAAGGCAGGCAGAGGGATTAGGATTGGTAATATCTCTGGGAGAAGGACGCTGACATCGAGTTTGCCCTGCCCAGGAGGCAGGGGTGGAGGTTGCCACCCGGGCAGGGGTGGCTCTAGGGCTAAAAACAGGGCAAgtggaaaaccaaagaaaaagaatcgAACTAAGAGCACCAAGACTCCAGCCACAGTGTGGCCTGCACGCAGGACCAAGTTTAGCTTTCCCTATAAAATTGATGATATTCTGAGTGCTCCTGACCTTCAAAAGGTCCTTAACATCTTGGAGAGAACAAATGACCCCTTTACTCAGGAGGTGGCGTTGGTCACACTGGGTAACAATGCAGCGTATTCATTTAATCAAAATGCCATACGTGAATTGGGTGGGGTCCCAATTATCGCAAAACTGATAAAAACAAGAGACCCCATTATTAGGGAAAAGACTTACAATGCCCTTAATAACTTGAGTGTTAATTCCGAAAATCAGGGCAAGATTAAGACTTACATCAGTCAAGTGTGTGACGACACCATGATCTGTCGCCTGGACTCAGCCGTGCAGATGGCTGGACTAAGACTGCTAACCAACATGACTGTGACCAATCATTACCAACATTTGCTGTCCTATTCTTTTCCAGACTTTTTTGCCTTGCTATTCCTGGGAAATCACTTCACCAAGATACAGACTATGAAACTAATTATAAACTTTACTGAAAATCCAGCCATGACAAGAGAGCTGGTCAGTTGTAAAGTACCATCAGAATTGATTTCCCTCTTTAACAAGGAATGGGATAGAGAGATTCTTCTTAACATCCTTACCCTTTTTGAGAATATAAATGACAACATAAAAAGTGAAGGGCTTGCATCCTCCCGGAAAGAATTCAGCAGGAGCTcgctattttttttattcaaggaGTCTGGAGTTTGTGTTAAAAAAATCAGAGCATTAGCCAGTCATAAGGATCTGGTGGTCAAAGTGAAAGTTCTCAAAGTGCTAACCAAACTGTAA